A DNA window from candidate division KSB1 bacterium contains the following coding sequences:
- a CDS encoding DEAD/DEAH box helicase, translated as MNAGTSVRLKSDPGKRGVTTGKSKSKLDRKLIQVRFPNSVEYVPEDQLEIPEQSRENPLDLLEEGRLSLAKDLRRIITHVRLSGRLANLIYSMEITNTDFYAYQFKPVLKLLNSATNGILIADEVGLGKTIESGLIWTELRLRYDFRRLFVLCPALLRGKWQLELRQRFGIEAEILDATEALQALTNARQQVHYASFAIIASMQGLRPRKGWDDEESGDGSPSSEFCRFLAEQEHDQPLIDVLIIDEAHYLRNPESKTAALGKLLRDVSDYTILLSATPIHLRNDDLYQLLNLVDENTFNHRTQFENILTANAPLTRARDLVLLKKVSRQELLQFLNQARQHPLLSENRQLQALLTAPPTDEELHDPERRSALAHRLDTMNILGHAVTRTRKREVTEWRVLREPFAEKIPLSPPESEFYEKVTHLVREFCAKYDRHEGFLLVTPQLQMCSSMPAALREWQRRKNEFLSRLSADEDFDPEKDVTAEPLVLEIISQVGKLGRVDELEANDSKFGQLQKVLTRILDENPGEKIIVFSRFRATLEYLNERLSTVGIRTILMMGGKEFDKDAIVKEFARPKGPSVLLSSEVGSEGIDLQFCRIIVNYDLPWNPMKIEQRIGRVDRLGQKAEKVLIWNLFYKDTIDGRVYSRLLERLHVFEYALGGLEPVIGEEIEKLTYELLSRQFTPEQENARIDQTALALENKQRMERELEENASQLVAYGDYILHQINAAKDLNRWINAKDIQIYITDFFGLHYSGCQFKQLKEDELDYEIQLTNQAKHDLEQFFKETRYPDSTAFIRNDPAPVRCRFENKLVVSHHIPIEIINQAHPLVRFVCHTIEKNEEYSYPAVSVRLDAGCLPADFVKGIYVFTVQKWRVHGLQEIEQLQFAAVYMKAPERLLPDQTAEKLVLTAALHGKDWLQARHTISLDSAARYAWEYCLPHSDRLYEAYVTEMQNKNADRADIQEKNLDRHLKNQLAKLNEVLEKHTRLGRASLAKATEGKVIKLKNRVERKMIEIRERREIHHSKDLICTGIVKVD; from the coding sequence ATGAATGCAGGAACTTCGGTGCGCCTCAAGTCTGATCCGGGCAAAAGGGGCGTTACGACCGGCAAGAGTAAAAGCAAACTGGATCGGAAACTGATTCAGGTTCGCTTTCCGAATAGCGTGGAATACGTTCCCGAGGATCAACTTGAAATCCCAGAACAATCTCGCGAGAATCCACTCGATTTGCTTGAAGAAGGAAGATTGAGTCTGGCCAAAGATTTGCGCCGGATCATTACGCACGTGCGGTTGAGCGGTCGGTTGGCCAACCTCATTTATAGCATGGAAATCACCAACACGGATTTTTATGCCTATCAATTCAAGCCCGTATTGAAACTTTTGAACTCCGCCACTAATGGCATTCTGATCGCAGATGAAGTCGGCCTCGGCAAAACGATCGAATCGGGTCTCATTTGGACAGAGTTACGGTTGCGTTATGATTTCAGGCGCCTGTTCGTGCTCTGTCCAGCGCTGCTGCGGGGAAAATGGCAATTGGAGTTACGGCAACGCTTTGGCATTGAAGCCGAGATACTCGATGCCACAGAAGCCCTGCAGGCGTTGACGAATGCGCGCCAACAAGTGCATTATGCCTCCTTCGCCATCATCGCCAGCATGCAAGGCCTCAGGCCGAGAAAAGGATGGGATGATGAGGAAAGTGGTGATGGCAGCCCTTCGTCTGAATTTTGTCGATTTCTTGCGGAACAGGAGCATGATCAACCGTTGATCGATGTTCTCATCATCGATGAGGCGCATTATTTGCGCAACCCCGAAAGCAAGACGGCGGCGCTGGGAAAGCTCTTGCGAGATGTTTCAGATTACACCATTCTTCTCTCTGCAACGCCAATTCATCTCCGCAACGACGACCTCTACCAACTCTTGAATCTCGTCGATGAGAATACGTTCAATCATCGGACACAATTCGAAAACATCCTCACCGCTAATGCCCCTCTGACCCGCGCGCGTGATCTGGTGCTGCTGAAAAAGGTCAGCCGTCAGGAACTCCTGCAATTTCTCAATCAGGCCAGACAACATCCGCTTCTCTCAGAAAATCGCCAATTGCAAGCGTTGCTTACCGCGCCGCCCACGGACGAAGAACTTCATGATCCGGAAAGACGAAGCGCGCTGGCGCACCGCCTCGATACGATGAACATCCTCGGCCATGCGGTCACGCGTACGCGCAAAAGGGAAGTGACGGAATGGCGTGTGCTGCGCGAACCCTTTGCTGAAAAAATTCCGCTTTCCCCTCCGGAATCTGAATTTTATGAAAAGGTCACCCATCTCGTTCGTGAATTCTGCGCGAAATATGACCGCCACGAAGGCTTTCTACTCGTTACTCCGCAATTGCAGATGTGCAGCTCCATGCCCGCAGCCTTGCGGGAATGGCAAAGACGAAAAAATGAGTTTCTTTCGCGTCTCAGCGCCGATGAGGATTTCGACCCGGAAAAGGACGTTACCGCCGAGCCGCTGGTGCTCGAAATCATAAGCCAAGTAGGCAAATTGGGCCGTGTCGATGAACTTGAAGCAAATGATTCAAAATTTGGCCAACTGCAAAAGGTTCTAACCAGAATACTCGATGAAAACCCCGGTGAGAAGATCATCGTGTTCTCACGCTTTCGCGCAACACTCGAATATCTGAACGAGCGATTGAGCACGGTTGGCATCCGAACCATATTGATGATGGGAGGCAAGGAATTCGACAAGGACGCCATCGTCAAAGAGTTTGCCCGGCCCAAGGGTCCAAGTGTGTTGCTTTCCTCCGAGGTCGGCAGCGAGGGCATCGACTTGCAGTTTTGCCGCATCATCGTCAATTATGACCTGCCCTGGAATCCGATGAAGATCGAGCAAAGAATCGGCCGCGTCGACAGATTGGGACAAAAGGCGGAAAAAGTTCTCATCTGGAACTTGTTCTATAAAGACACCATCGACGGACGCGTCTATTCCAGATTGCTCGAAAGATTGCATGTGTTTGAATATGCGCTGGGCGGACTGGAACCTGTAATCGGTGAGGAGATCGAAAAACTGACTTATGAGCTGTTGAGCCGGCAATTCACCCCGGAGCAGGAAAATGCGCGCATCGATCAAACTGCCCTCGCGCTCGAAAACAAGCAAAGAATGGAAAGGGAGCTGGAGGAGAATGCCTCGCAACTGGTCGCCTACGGTGATTACATTCTGCACCAAATCAATGCTGCCAAAGACCTGAATCGCTGGATCAACGCCAAAGATATTCAGATTTACATCACCGATTTCTTCGGATTGCACTACTCGGGCTGCCAGTTCAAGCAGTTGAAAGAAGACGAACTCGACTACGAAATTCAATTGACAAATCAGGCCAAGCATGATTTGGAGCAATTCTTCAAGGAAACGAGATATCCAGATTCAACCGCATTCATCCGCAATGATCCGGCTCCGGTTCGATGCCGTTTCGAGAACAAGTTGGTAGTATCACACCACATTCCAATTGAAATCATCAATCAGGCTCATCCCCTTGTCCGGTTTGTCTGCCACACCATCGAAAAGAATGAAGAATACAGTTATCCCGCTGTGAGTGTTAGACTCGATGCCGGCTGTTTGCCTGCGGATTTTGTCAAGGGCATTTATGTGTTCACCGTGCAAAAATGGCGGGTTCACGGTCTGCAAGAAATTGAACAACTCCAGTTTGCCGCTGTGTATATGAAGGCGCCGGAGCGGCTATTACCCGATCAAACCGCTGAAAAACTGGTGTTGACGGCGGCGCTTCATGGCAAAGATTGGCTGCAGGCGCGGCATACAATATCACTCGATTCAGCGGCCAGATACGCGTGGGAATATTGTCTCCCTCATTCGGATCGGCTGTATGAGGCGTATGTCACGGAAATGCAAAACAAAAATGCCGATCGTGCCGATATTCAGGAAAAAAACCTGGATCGGCACCTGAAAAACCAACTGGCAAAACTGAATGAAGTTCTGGAAAAGCACACAAGGTTGGGAAGAGCCTCTCTCGCCAAAGCGACAGAAGGCAAGGTGATCAAATTGAAAAATCGAGTGGAGCGAAAGATGATTGAAATTCGCGAGCGTCGGGAAATCCATCACAGCAAGGATTTGATTTGCACAGGAATTGTAAAAGTCGATTGA
- a CDS encoding RNA polymerase sigma factor has product MTFKSAATTPPTAPAWRRDEVDERFREEVDAVYRAESRRVLATLIRLLGDFDLAEDALHDAFAAAVEQWPRDGVPQNPRAWLVSAGRFKAIDAMRRRARFDASLAEIAERLGSDTHSAGEVEWDDDGVADDQLRLIFTCCHPALSPAARMALTLREVCGLTTEEIARAFLAPPPTVAQRIVRAKAKIRDTRIPYHVPSRADLPERLDTVLHVIYLVFNEGYSASFGESLTRPDLSSEAIRLGRLLLELLPEPEVMGLLALMLLHESRRPARTSPVGDLILLEDQDRSLWNREQIAEGLALVERALASRRLSPYTIQAAIAAVHAQAPAAAATDWAQIVALYDVLLQTAPSPVIELNRAAAVAMHDGPWAGLELIDAIFARGDLSDYHLAHSARAELCRRLGRTTEARRSYERALALTKQEPERRFLRRRVEELRE; this is encoded by the coding sequence ATGACGTTCAAATCAGCAGCAACCACTCCGCCGACCGCGCCGGCGTGGAGGCGCGATGAAGTGGACGAACGATTTCGCGAGGAAGTGGACGCCGTCTACCGCGCCGAGTCGCGCCGCGTCCTCGCCACTTTGATCCGTCTGCTCGGTGACTTCGATCTTGCGGAGGACGCGCTGCACGATGCCTTCGCCGCCGCAGTGGAGCAATGGCCGCGCGATGGCGTTCCCCAAAATCCCCGGGCCTGGCTCGTTTCGGCCGGCCGTTTCAAGGCCATCGATGCCATGCGCCGGCGCGCCCGCTTCGACGCCTCGCTGGCGGAGATTGCCGAGCGCCTCGGCTCCGACACCCACTCCGCCGGCGAGGTAGAATGGGACGACGATGGTGTCGCCGATGACCAGTTGCGACTGATCTTCACGTGCTGCCATCCGGCGCTCTCGCCGGCGGCGCGGATGGCGCTGACTTTGCGCGAGGTCTGCGGCCTCACCACTGAGGAGATCGCCCGCGCTTTCCTTGCTCCTCCGCCCACGGTGGCCCAGCGTATCGTGCGCGCCAAAGCCAAGATCCGCGACACGCGCATTCCCTATCACGTGCCGTCGCGGGCTGATCTGCCTGAACGACTCGACACCGTGCTGCATGTGATCTATCTGGTGTTTAACGAGGGATATTCCGCTTCTTTTGGCGAGTCGCTGACACGGCCCGATCTCTCCAGCGAGGCGATACGCCTCGGGCGGCTGCTTCTCGAGTTGCTGCCGGAGCCGGAGGTGATGGGCTTACTCGCGCTGATGCTGCTGCACGAATCACGGCGGCCGGCGCGCACCTCACCGGTGGGTGATTTGATTCTGCTGGAAGACCAAGACCGCTCGCTCTGGAATCGCGAGCAAATTGCCGAGGGATTGGCGCTGGTGGAACGCGCGCTGGCCTCGCGGCGTCTCAGCCCCTACACCATTCAAGCGGCGATTGCGGCGGTGCATGCACAAGCGCCCGCTGCTGCGGCCACAGACTGGGCGCAGATCGTTGCACTTTACGACGTGCTTTTGCAAACGGCGCCTTCGCCGGTGATCGAGTTGAATCGCGCCGCCGCAGTGGCCATGCACGACGGCCCTTGGGCGGGTTTGGAATTGATTGACGCCATTTTCGCGCGCGGGGATTTGAGCGATTACCACCTCGCCCACTCGGCACGCGCGGAACTTTGCCGCCGGCTGGGGAGAACAACAGAAGCGCGTCGTTCTTATGAACGGGCGCTCGCTCTCACAAAACAAGAGCCGGAGCGGAGGTTTTTGCGGAGGAGGGTGGAGGAATTGCGGGAGTGA
- a CDS encoding cytochrome b/b6 domain-containing protein, translated as MSSQLLFRLISLLGLIGITGAIVWAIRSQLVQVADMKQTLRQQSLDLARNLRQWRALSMPALLQTLKGFFYLATLASVLILALTGFLPVIIFGTAVSNFALMLHLVLAPLFALGIAALTLFWAQRHRFEAKDWQSLQRWFKKEKNAAQQQNPNVWQKICFWASLLLALLVIVSTVLMMYPLYGTSGQEWLLHVHGYAGLLLLAVAVLHTYLVLANKRE; from the coding sequence ATGTCATCACAACTCTTATTTCGCCTCATCTCGCTTCTTGGCTTGATCGGGATCACCGGCGCCATCGTTTGGGCAATTCGTTCGCAGCTCGTTCAAGTCGCCGACATGAAGCAGACGCTGCGGCAGCAGAGCCTCGATCTTGCCCGCAACCTGCGGCAATGGCGTGCGCTCTCGATGCCGGCGTTGTTGCAGACGCTCAAAGGTTTCTTTTATTTGGCAACGCTCGCCAGTGTCCTTATTTTGGCCCTCACCGGTTTCCTGCCGGTGATAATTTTCGGGACGGCGGTTTCGAATTTTGCACTGATGCTGCATCTGGTGCTGGCGCCGCTGTTTGCGCTCGGCATCGCGGCGCTGACGCTGTTTTGGGCGCAGCGGCATCGGTTCGAGGCAAAAGATTGGCAGAGCTTGCAGCGATGGTTTAAAAAAGAAAAAAACGCGGCGCAGCAGCAAAATCCGAACGTCTGGCAAAAAATCTGTTTCTGGGCGAGCCTGCTGCTGGCGTTGCTCGTGATCGTTTCAACGGTTTTGATGATGTATCCGCTTTATGGCACCTCGGGGCAGGAATGGCTTCTGCATGTGCACGGCTACGCGGGCTTGCTGCTGCTGGCGGTGGCGGTGCTGCATACATATTTGGTTTTGGCAAATAAGCGCGAGTGA